A single genomic interval of Nonomuraea rubra harbors:
- the pgsA gene encoding phosphatidylinositol phosphate synthase gives MAYDRTAMLKLLRPAMTRILTPLGRALVGRGIGPNAVTAVGTLGTVVSALLFFPLGQLTWGALVITVFVLFDLLDGVVARLGGKGGSTWGAFLDSTLDRVADAAIFAGLIMYFISVDDALMAAVTLVCLIAGAVVSYAKARAEGLGLTADVGLAERPERLVVALVAACFSGLGVPYILPAGMWLLAVASLITVGQRVVAVYQQTRER, from the coding sequence ATGGCCTACGATCGGACCGCGATGCTCAAACTCCTGCGCCCGGCCATGACCCGGATACTCACCCCGCTGGGCAGGGCCCTCGTCGGCCGCGGGATCGGCCCGAACGCCGTCACGGCGGTGGGCACCCTCGGCACCGTCGTGTCCGCCCTGCTCTTCTTCCCCCTGGGGCAGCTCACCTGGGGGGCACTCGTGATCACTGTCTTCGTGCTGTTCGACCTGCTCGACGGCGTGGTGGCCCGGCTCGGCGGGAAGGGGGGCAGCACCTGGGGGGCCTTTCTCGACTCCACGCTCGACCGGGTCGCCGACGCCGCCATCTTCGCCGGCCTGATCATGTACTTCATCTCCGTCGACGACGCTCTGATGGCCGCGGTGACCCTGGTGTGCCTGATCGCGGGCGCCGTGGTCTCCTACGCCAAGGCCAGGGCCGAAGGGCTCGGGCTCACGGCGGACGTCGGGCTCGCCGAAAGACCGGAGCGGCTGGTGGTGGCGCTGGTCGCCGCCTGCTTCTCGGGGCTCGGCGTTCCGTACATCCTGCCCGCGGGCATGTGGCTGCTCGCGGTGGCCAGCCTGATCACCGTGGGCCAGCGAGTGGTGGCCGTCTACCAGCAGACGAGGGAGAGATGA
- a CDS encoding phosphatidylinositol mannoside acyltransferase, which produces MSEKVSEKVSAGDRVVAAGFAAGWKLVPLLPQRPTAAVFRFLADRVWSRRGKSVRRLESNLARVTGLRPGSRELSELTRAGMRSYFRYFHEIFRLPSMDRGELVRRTHVIGAEHVHGNVAAGRGVVLALPHMGNWDQAGAWLVGVGHPFTTVAERLRPESLFHRYVAFREGLGMEVLPLTGGDGHNFGTLATRVRKGGVVCLPAERDLTKSGVEVSFFGATTKYPAGPPLLAVQTGAALLPAIVYFVGDDWGIHIHPELPVPAEGTRQEKVAAVAQGLADVFEKGISEHPEDWHMLQRLWLDDLPPQREPR; this is translated from the coding sequence ATGAGCGAGAAGGTCAGCGAGAAGGTCTCGGCCGGCGACCGCGTCGTGGCCGCTGGGTTCGCGGCCGGATGGAAGCTCGTGCCGCTGCTGCCGCAGCGCCCGACGGCCGCCGTCTTCCGGTTCCTGGCCGACCGGGTCTGGAGCAGGCGCGGCAAGTCCGTACGCAGGCTGGAGTCCAACCTGGCCAGGGTCACCGGCCTGCGGCCCGGCAGCCGGGAGCTGAGCGAGCTGACCAGGGCCGGGATGCGCTCCTACTTCCGCTACTTCCACGAGATCTTCCGGCTGCCGTCCATGGACCGCGGCGAGCTCGTGCGCCGCACGCACGTGATCGGGGCCGAGCACGTCCACGGCAACGTGGCCGCCGGGCGGGGCGTGGTGCTGGCGCTGCCGCACATGGGCAACTGGGACCAGGCGGGGGCGTGGCTGGTCGGCGTGGGCCACCCGTTCACGACCGTGGCCGAACGGCTCAGGCCCGAGTCGCTGTTCCACCGCTACGTGGCCTTCCGCGAGGGGCTGGGCATGGAGGTGCTGCCGCTGACCGGCGGCGACGGGCACAACTTCGGCACCCTGGCGACGCGGGTGCGCAAGGGCGGCGTGGTCTGCCTGCCGGCCGAGCGCGACCTGACCAAGAGCGGTGTCGAGGTGAGCTTCTTCGGCGCGACCACCAAGTACCCGGCGGGCCCGCCGCTGCTGGCGGTGCAGACCGGGGCGGCGCTGCTGCCCGCCATCGTCTACTTCGTGGGCGACGACTGGGGCATCCACATCCACCCCGAGCTGCCGGTCCCCGCCGAGGGCACCCGCCAGGAGAAGGTCGCGGCCGTGGCGCAGGGCCTGGCCGACGTGTTCGAGAAGGGCATCTCCGAGCATCCGGAGGACTGGCACATGCTGCAGCGGCTCTGGCTCGACGACCTGCCCCCTCAGCGGGAACCCCGATGA
- a CDS encoding glycosyltransferase family 4 protein produces MRVGIVCPYSWDVPGGVKQHIDDLAQALIAQGHEVSVIAPAADDEELPPYVTGAGRAIPVPYNGSVARMSFGFLSAARVRRWVRTGGFDVLHIHEPLIPSLGVLACWAAKGPIVATFHASFTRSRAIAVAEPLLRSALEKLSGRIAVSDAARKSLVEQFGGDTVLIPNGVTVARYTEAEPLDGWGPDGSTLGFLGRMDEERKGLPILLDAFRTLAAERPDVKLLIAGPGDEKDVYDKVPKEFHDRVTVLGMVSEADKIRAYHSVDVFVAPNTRGESFGIVLAEAMASGATVLASDIPAFRRVLGDGQAGALFANRDPASLAREAAALLDAPERRVKLAAEALVAVRKYDWSTVARDVVRVYETVTTSGAGRVEEDL; encoded by the coding sequence ATGAGGGTCGGCATCGTCTGCCCGTACTCGTGGGACGTGCCGGGCGGCGTCAAGCAGCACATCGACGACCTGGCCCAGGCCCTGATCGCGCAGGGGCACGAGGTGTCGGTGATCGCGCCCGCGGCCGACGACGAGGAGCTGCCCCCGTACGTGACGGGGGCGGGGCGGGCGATCCCGGTGCCGTACAACGGGTCGGTGGCCAGGATGTCGTTCGGGTTCCTGTCGGCGGCGCGGGTGCGGCGCTGGGTGCGTACGGGCGGCTTCGACGTGCTGCACATCCACGAGCCGCTGATCCCGAGCCTGGGCGTGCTGGCGTGCTGGGCGGCCAAGGGGCCGATCGTGGCCACGTTCCACGCCTCGTTCACCCGCTCGCGCGCGATCGCCGTGGCCGAGCCGCTGCTGCGCAGCGCGCTGGAGAAGCTCAGCGGCCGCATCGCGGTCTCCGACGCGGCCCGCAAGAGCCTGGTCGAGCAGTTCGGCGGCGACACCGTGCTCATCCCGAACGGCGTCACCGTCGCCCGGTACACCGAGGCGGAGCCGCTCGACGGGTGGGGCCCCGACGGGTCCACGCTGGGTTTCCTGGGCCGCATGGACGAGGAGCGCAAGGGGCTGCCGATCCTGCTCGACGCGTTCAGGACGCTGGCGGCCGAGCGGCCGGACGTGAAGCTGCTCATCGCGGGGCCGGGCGACGAGAAGGACGTCTACGACAAGGTGCCGAAGGAGTTCCACGACCGGGTGACCGTGCTGGGCATGGTGAGCGAGGCCGACAAGATCCGCGCCTACCACTCGGTCGACGTGTTCGTGGCGCCCAACACGCGGGGCGAGAGCTTCGGCATCGTGCTGGCCGAGGCGATGGCGTCCGGGGCGACGGTGCTGGCCAGCGACATCCCGGCCTTCCGCAGGGTGCTGGGAGACGGGCAGGCGGGCGCGCTGTTCGCCAACCGCGACCCCGCCTCGCTGGCGCGCGAGGCCGCCGCGCTGCTCGACGCGCCGGAGCGGCGGGTCAAGCTGGCCGCCGAGGCGCTGGTCGCGGTCAGGAAGTACGACTGGTCCACGGTGGCGCGCGACGTCGTGCGCGTCTACGAGACCGTCACCACGAGCGGCGCGGGACGCGTGGAAGAGGACCTGTGA
- a CDS encoding DUF3048 domain-containing protein, giving the protein MRLPRMITVYLAGAAVLLPVAACSSDDPAAGQAPAPSASAAPSEEPEEVNAHPFTGKPYQSLKPVLAVKIENTAAGKPQLGLKSADIVYVEQVEAGLTRLMAIFSSKLPAKVGPVRSARISDLHIAPQFGKPAFSYSGAQTKMLPFIAEASLFDVGDTRNPGAYFRQPGRFAPYNLFANTKQLLAKAPKASKAKDIGFTFGDAPAEGGVDKKSYTVKWPAARFTFAWSEAKKQWMIWQDGKKDMAAEGGQLSAPTIVVQYTKTERSEFHDKNDSYTPLVHTTGKGSAIVLRDGKAFKARWERESEESGTTFTTESGEPMNFAPGQVWVALASRKPVIP; this is encoded by the coding sequence GTGCGGCTACCCCGGATGATCACGGTCTACCTGGCCGGAGCGGCCGTGCTGCTGCCCGTAGCGGCCTGTTCGTCGGACGATCCGGCCGCCGGTCAGGCGCCCGCGCCGTCCGCGTCGGCCGCGCCCAGCGAGGAGCCGGAGGAGGTCAACGCCCACCCGTTCACCGGCAAGCCGTACCAGAGCCTCAAGCCCGTGCTCGCGGTGAAGATCGAGAACACCGCGGCCGGCAAGCCCCAGCTCGGGCTCAAGAGCGCGGACATCGTCTACGTCGAGCAGGTCGAGGCCGGACTGACCCGCCTCATGGCGATCTTCTCCTCCAAGCTGCCGGCCAAGGTGGGCCCGGTGCGCAGCGCGCGCATCTCCGACCTGCACATCGCGCCGCAGTTCGGCAAGCCCGCCTTCTCGTACTCGGGCGCGCAGACCAAGATGTTGCCGTTCATCGCCGAGGCGTCCCTGTTCGACGTGGGCGACACCCGCAACCCCGGCGCCTACTTCCGCCAGCCCGGCCGCTTCGCCCCCTACAACCTGTTCGCCAACACCAAGCAGCTCCTGGCCAAGGCGCCCAAGGCGAGCAAGGCCAAGGACATCGGCTTCACCTTCGGCGACGCGCCGGCCGAAGGCGGGGTCGACAAGAAGTCGTACACGGTCAAGTGGCCCGCGGCCCGCTTCACCTTCGCCTGGTCGGAGGCGAAGAAGCAGTGGATGATCTGGCAGGACGGCAAGAAGGACATGGCCGCGGAGGGCGGCCAGCTCAGCGCGCCGACGATCGTCGTGCAGTACACCAAGACCGAGCGGTCGGAGTTCCACGACAAGAACGACAGCTACACGCCGCTCGTGCACACCACGGGCAAGGGTTCCGCGATCGTGCTGCGTGACGGTAAAGCTTTCAAGGCCCGCTGGGAACGGGAATCGGAGGAGAGCGGCACGACGTTCACCACTGAGAGCGGCGAGCCGATGAACTTCGCCCCCGGCCAGGTCTGGGTCGCCCTCGCCAGCCGCAAGCCCGTCATTCCGTAG
- the pdxS gene encoding pyridoxal 5'-phosphate synthase lyase subunit PdxS, translating into MTVSTSTPESTPVTGTARVKRGMAEMLKGGVIMDVVTPEQAKIAEDAGAVAVMALERVPADIRAQGGVSRMSDPDMIDGIIAAVSIPVMAKARIGHFVEARVLQALGVDYVDESEVLTPADYANHIDKWQFTVPFVCGATNLGEAMRRITEGAAMIRSKGEAGTGDVSNAVTHMRTIRAEIKRLTSLPEDELYVAAKELQAPYELVAEVAKTGKLPVVLFTAGGIATPADAAMMMQLGAEGVFVGSGIFKSGDPAKRAAAIVKATTFYDDPDVIAKVSRGLGEAMVGINVDEIPQPHRLAERGW; encoded by the coding sequence ATGACCGTGTCGACCAGCACGCCAGAAAGCACCCCCGTCACCGGAACCGCGCGCGTCAAGCGCGGCATGGCCGAGATGCTCAAGGGCGGCGTCATCATGGACGTCGTCACCCCCGAGCAGGCCAAGATCGCTGAGGACGCCGGCGCGGTGGCCGTCATGGCCCTAGAGCGCGTGCCCGCCGACATCCGCGCGCAGGGCGGCGTGTCCCGGATGAGCGACCCCGACATGATCGACGGCATCATCGCCGCCGTCTCGATCCCCGTCATGGCCAAGGCCCGCATCGGCCACTTCGTCGAAGCCAGGGTGCTGCAGGCGCTCGGCGTCGACTACGTGGACGAGTCCGAGGTGCTCACCCCGGCCGACTACGCCAACCACATCGACAAGTGGCAGTTCACCGTGCCCTTCGTCTGTGGCGCCACGAACCTGGGCGAGGCCATGCGCCGCATCACCGAGGGCGCGGCCATGATCCGCTCCAAGGGCGAGGCCGGCACCGGCGACGTCTCCAACGCCGTCACCCACATGCGCACGATCCGCGCCGAGATCAAGCGGCTCACCTCGCTGCCCGAGGACGAGCTGTACGTCGCGGCCAAGGAGCTGCAGGCGCCGTACGAGCTGGTCGCCGAGGTCGCCAAGACCGGCAAGCTGCCGGTCGTGCTGTTCACCGCGGGCGGCATCGCCACCCCGGCGGACGCGGCGATGATGATGCAGCTCGGCGCCGAGGGCGTGTTCGTGGGCTCGGGCATCTTCAAGTCGGGCGACCCGGCCAAGCGCGCCGCCGCCATCGTCAAGGCCACGACCTTCTACGACGACCCCGACGTCATCGCCAAGGTCTCGCGCGGGCTGGGCGAGGCCATGGTCGGCATCAACGTCGACGAGATCCCGCAGCCGCACCGCCTGGCCGAGCGCGGCTGGTAA
- a CDS encoding alkaline phosphatase D family protein, giving the protein MSKLNRRHFLVTGLAAGAAAAIPAGAAHADPDPAAESAQSLASRGLTTDPFTLGVACGDPDSEGFVIWTRLAQQPMAEDGLGGMPQRPFPVQWQIYADERARRVVRTGVSVAAPEWGHSVHVEVRGLSSDREYWYRFRVGPYVSQLGRARTAPHPLSYGGGLAMAFVSCAQYEHGYFTSYRRLAEENPDLILHLGDYQYEYTRNTYTIPGGNVRHHEGPETETLANYRQRHAQYKADPDLQAAHAAAPWLVVWDDHELDNNWADEVPERPEIPQPNFLTRREAAFRAYYENMPLRRSSIPRGIDMQLYRRIRWGRMATFHMLDTRQYRDDQGCGDGYRDCPASVDPARSITGAAQEEWLLHGFRHSRAQWDVLGQQVFFAQRDNNAGPVKVTSQDAWDGYAASRRRITQGWIDAKVRNPVVLTGDVHAHWASDLKLDYDDPTGPTVGSELVATSISTGGNGADSDPAQHPFLAINPHLKFYNNQRGYVLTKIEREQMTADFKVVPQVQTPGSEVYTRATYVIEDRVPGVQQTYLRPLDPTLRSRAAMTVEETVRLETERP; this is encoded by the coding sequence GTGTCCAAGCTGAACCGCAGACACTTCCTCGTCACCGGGTTAGCCGCGGGTGCCGCCGCGGCCATCCCCGCGGGTGCCGCGCACGCCGACCCCGACCCGGCGGCCGAGAGCGCGCAGAGCCTCGCCTCGCGCGGCCTGACCACCGACCCGTTCACGCTCGGCGTCGCCTGCGGCGACCCCGACAGCGAGGGCTTCGTGATCTGGACCAGGCTCGCCCAGCAGCCGATGGCCGAGGACGGGCTCGGCGGCATGCCGCAGCGGCCCTTCCCCGTGCAGTGGCAGATCTACGCCGACGAGCGCGCCCGCCGCGTCGTGCGCACCGGCGTCTCCGTCGCCGCCCCCGAGTGGGGCCACAGCGTCCACGTCGAGGTGCGGGGGCTGAGCTCCGACCGCGAGTACTGGTACCGCTTCCGCGTCGGCCCGTACGTCTCGCAGCTCGGCCGCGCCCGCACCGCCCCGCACCCCCTGTCGTACGGCGGCGGCCTGGCCATGGCCTTCGTCTCCTGCGCCCAGTACGAGCACGGCTACTTCACCTCGTACCGCCGCCTGGCCGAGGAGAACCCCGACCTGATCCTGCACCTCGGCGACTACCAGTACGAGTACACCAGGAACACCTACACCATCCCCGGCGGCAACGTCCGCCACCACGAGGGGCCCGAGACCGAGACCCTGGCGAACTACCGCCAGCGGCACGCCCAGTACAAGGCCGACCCCGACCTCCAGGCGGCCCACGCCGCCGCGCCGTGGCTGGTCGTCTGGGACGACCACGAGCTGGACAACAACTGGGCCGACGAGGTCCCCGAGCGCCCCGAGATCCCCCAGCCGAACTTCCTGACCAGGCGCGAGGCCGCCTTCCGCGCCTACTACGAGAACATGCCGCTGCGCCGCAGCTCCATCCCGCGCGGCATCGACATGCAGCTCTACCGCCGCATCCGGTGGGGCCGGATGGCCACCTTCCACATGCTCGACACCCGCCAGTACCGCGACGACCAGGGCTGCGGCGACGGCTACCGCGACTGCCCCGCCTCCGTCGACCCGGCCCGCTCGATCACCGGCGCCGCGCAGGAGGAATGGCTGCTGCACGGCTTCCGCCACTCGCGCGCGCAGTGGGACGTCCTCGGCCAGCAGGTCTTCTTCGCCCAGCGCGACAACAACGCCGGCCCGGTCAAGGTCACCTCCCAGGACGCCTGGGACGGCTACGCCGCCTCCCGCCGGCGGATCACCCAGGGCTGGATCGACGCGAAGGTGCGCAACCCCGTCGTCCTGACCGGCGACGTGCACGCCCACTGGGCCAGCGACCTCAAGCTCGACTACGACGACCCGACCGGGCCCACCGTGGGCTCCGAGCTGGTGGCCACGTCGATCTCGACCGGCGGGAACGGGGCCGACTCCGACCCGGCGCAGCACCCGTTCCTGGCCATCAACCCGCACCTGAAGTTCTACAACAACCAGCGCGGATACGTGCTGACGAAGATCGAGCGCGAGCAGATGACGGCCGACTTCAAGGTCGTGCCGCAGGTGCAGACGCCGGGGTCCGAGGTGTACACCCGGGCCACGTACGTCATCGAGGACCGGGTGCCCGGGGTGCAGCAGACGTACCTGCGGCCGCTGGACCCGACGCTCCGCAGCCGGGCGGCGATGACGGTGGAGGAGACGGTGCGCCTGGAGACCGAGCGCCCGTAA
- a CDS encoding MarR family winged helix-turn-helix transcriptional regulator, with the protein MRDDPTRLAEQVSTVLRHLVLLLRRTVAGQPVTSQQYGVLGSLEAGPRRMTELAEEHAVQLPTMTVQINRLEDAGLVARGSDPADARVRTVELTGEGRDRLRAVRRARVAHLTRELEALTEDERATLAAALPVLAKLGRS; encoded by the coding sequence ATGAGGGACGATCCCACCCGCCTGGCCGAGCAGGTCTCGACGGTGCTGCGGCACCTGGTCCTCCTGCTCAGGCGCACCGTCGCCGGCCAACCCGTCACCAGCCAGCAGTACGGCGTCCTCGGCTCGCTCGAGGCCGGCCCCCGCCGGATGACCGAGCTGGCCGAGGAGCACGCCGTGCAGCTCCCCACCATGACCGTCCAGATCAACCGCCTGGAGGACGCCGGCCTGGTGGCCCGCGGCTCCGACCCCGCCGACGCCCGCGTCAGGACGGTCGAGCTCACGGGCGAGGGCCGGGACCGGCTGAGGGCCGTACGCAGGGCCAGGGTCGCCCACCTCACCCGCGAGCTGGAGGCGCTCACCGAGGACGAGCGCGCCACCCTCGCGGCCGCCCTGCCCGTGCTGGCCAAGCTCGGCCGCTCGTGA
- a CDS encoding MFS transporter, producing MSVWATAFAAVVAFMGIGLVDPILPSIAQGLKATPSQVSLLFTSYFLVTAVAMLITGWVSSRIGGKRTLLAGLVLVVGFAALAGTSTSVAELVGFRAGWGLGNALFVATALAVIVGAASGGAESAIILYEAALGLGISLGPLAGALLGDWNWRAPFFGTATLMAVGFVLIATMLRATPRPAQKTRLSAPIRALAHGGLATTAFTALFYNFAFFTVLAFTPFVLGMSAYGIGAVFFGWGVCVALASVFAAPPLQRRIGSVNVLHLALALLAVFQIGIALSGHAGVIVFTILSGIPIGLNNTVFTESAMEVSDAPRPVASAGYNFVRWMGGALAPFIATKLGEEAGVAVPYVLGALCCVAGMAVLYTRRHHLRALSRVDAGHTAHDAAEAAPAM from the coding sequence ATGTCCGTCTGGGCCACCGCGTTCGCCGCGGTCGTGGCCTTCATGGGCATCGGGCTGGTGGACCCCATCCTCCCTTCCATCGCCCAGGGCCTGAAGGCCACCCCCAGCCAGGTCTCCCTGCTGTTCACCAGCTACTTCCTGGTCACCGCCGTGGCCATGCTGATCACCGGCTGGGTCTCCAGCCGCATCGGCGGCAAGCGCACGCTGCTGGCCGGGCTGGTGCTGGTCGTCGGGTTCGCCGCGCTGGCCGGCACCTCCACCAGCGTCGCCGAGCTCGTCGGCTTCCGCGCCGGCTGGGGGCTGGGCAACGCCCTGTTCGTGGCCACCGCGCTGGCCGTCATCGTCGGCGCCGCCAGTGGCGGCGCGGAATCGGCCATCATCCTGTACGAGGCCGCGCTCGGCCTGGGCATCTCCCTGGGCCCGCTCGCCGGCGCGCTGCTCGGCGACTGGAACTGGCGGGCCCCGTTCTTCGGCACCGCCACGCTCATGGCGGTCGGCTTCGTGCTGATCGCCACGATGCTCAGGGCCACGCCAAGGCCCGCCCAGAAGACCCGGCTGAGCGCCCCCATCAGGGCGCTGGCGCACGGCGGCCTGGCCACGACCGCGTTCACCGCGCTGTTCTACAACTTCGCGTTCTTCACGGTGCTGGCGTTCACGCCGTTCGTGCTCGGCATGTCCGCCTACGGCATCGGCGCCGTCTTCTTCGGCTGGGGCGTCTGCGTGGCGCTGGCGTCGGTCTTCGCCGCGCCGCCGCTGCAGCGCAGGATCGGCTCGGTGAACGTGCTGCACCTGGCGCTGGCCCTGCTGGCCGTCTTCCAGATCGGCATCGCGCTGTCGGGGCACGCGGGCGTCATCGTGTTCACCATCCTGTCCGGCATCCCCATCGGCCTCAACAACACCGTGTTCACCGAGTCGGCCATGGAGGTCTCCGACGCTCCCCGGCCGGTTGCGTCGGCGGGCTACAACTTCGTGCGCTGGATGGGCGGCGCGCTGGCCCCGTTCATCGCGACGAAGCTGGGGGAGGAGGCCGGGGTGGCGGTGCCGTACGTGCTGGGGGCGCTCTGCTGCGTCGCCGGGATGGCCGTCCTCTACACCCGGCGGCACCACCTGCGTGCCCTGTCCCGCGTGGACGCCGGCCACACGGCGCACGACGCCGCTGAGGCCGCACCCGCTATGTGA
- a CDS encoding endonuclease/exonuclease/phosphatase family protein, producing the protein MVGHVLLLLASMLPVPQAAPSGMSPSATTLSATTLSAMTWNVCTGTNSNCRLYRAGAVELAGHIGEQALARRAEVIFLQEFCTGATGTLELWLERRTGKRWTIGSWGLTGQDGAPYACHPDLLGRPRGAQSIAVAVAGDAVAFEIHPLPAPPWYVRRAAICADLPARKIRACGTHLSSGSAYDDRQPGAPYRTKQLERLLEISAKPGYRSLVGGDLNVSPPDSGYGSAAGRRAVAPFYRAYQECDQRDGRRTGRWTREGKKLDYLFAPKGSVRRCHVERGVTLSDHKPAHIEVTL; encoded by the coding sequence ATGGTGGGACATGTCCTGCTGCTCCTGGCGAGCATGCTTCCCGTGCCGCAGGCGGCCCCGTCCGGGATGAGCCCGTCCGCGACGACTCTGTCCGCGACGACTCTGTCCGCGATGACGTGGAACGTCTGCACGGGGACCAATTCCAACTGCCGCCTCTACCGTGCGGGCGCCGTCGAGCTGGCCGGGCACATCGGCGAGCAGGCGCTCGCCCGCCGCGCCGAAGTGATCTTCCTTCAGGAGTTCTGCACGGGCGCGACGGGCACGCTGGAGCTCTGGCTCGAACGGCGCACCGGCAAGCGCTGGACGATCGGCTCCTGGGGGCTGACCGGCCAGGACGGCGCGCCGTACGCGTGCCATCCCGACCTGCTCGGCCGCCCGCGCGGCGCGCAGAGCATCGCGGTGGCGGTGGCGGGCGACGCGGTCGCGTTCGAGATCCACCCGCTGCCCGCCCCGCCCTGGTACGTCAGGCGGGCCGCCATCTGCGCGGACCTGCCCGCCAGGAAGATCCGCGCCTGCGGCACCCACCTGTCCTCCGGCTCCGCCTACGACGACCGCCAGCCCGGCGCCCCGTACCGCACCAAGCAGCTCGAACGCCTGCTGGAGATCTCCGCCAAGCCCGGATACCGCAGCCTCGTCGGCGGCGACCTGAACGTCTCACCGCCCGACAGCGGCTACGGCAGCGCCGCCGGGCGCCGGGCCGTCGCCCCCTTCTACCGTGCCTACCAGGAGTGCGACCAGCGGGACGGGCGGCGTACCGGACGCTGGACCAGGGAGGGCAAGAAGCTCGACTACCTCTTCGCCCCCAAGGGCAGCGTGCGGCGCTGCCACGTCGAGCGCGGCGTCACCCTGTCGGACCACAAGCCCGCACACATCGAGGTGACCCTCTAG
- the pdxT gene encoding pyridoxal 5'-phosphate synthase glutaminase subunit PdxT: MPTIGVLALQGDVREHVRMLQEAGATAAAVRRPAELDAVDALVIPGGESTTMWKLAETFDMLQPLRMRVKEGMPAYGSCAGMIMLADRIEDGIAGQQTIGGIDMVVRRNAFGRQVHSFESDLDFAGTPVHAVFIRAPWVESIGADVEVLGRCEPGDRIVAVRQGPLLATSFHPELTGDVRVHRYFVDMVREL; this comes from the coding sequence GTGCCCACGATCGGTGTGCTCGCCCTTCAAGGAGACGTGCGCGAGCATGTGCGCATGCTCCAGGAGGCAGGCGCCACGGCCGCCGCCGTGCGCCGTCCCGCCGAGCTGGACGCGGTCGACGCCCTGGTCATCCCAGGAGGCGAGTCGACCACCATGTGGAAGCTCGCCGAGACCTTCGACATGCTGCAGCCGCTGCGCATGCGCGTCAAGGAGGGCATGCCCGCCTACGGCTCCTGCGCCGGCATGATCATGCTGGCCGACCGGATCGAGGACGGCATCGCCGGGCAGCAGACCATCGGCGGCATCGACATGGTGGTCAGGCGCAACGCCTTCGGCCGCCAGGTCCACTCCTTCGAGTCCGACCTCGACTTCGCCGGGACGCCGGTGCACGCCGTGTTCATCAGGGCCCCCTGGGTCGAATCCATCGGCGCGGACGTCGAAGTGCTGGGCAGGTGCGAGCCTGGGGATAGGATCGTCGCGGTCCGTCAAGGGCCGTTGCTCGCTACGTCGTTCCATCCCGAGCTCACCGGGGACGTACGCGTGCACCGTTACTTCGTAGACATGGTGAGGGAGCTCTAG
- a CDS encoding YebC/PmpR family DNA-binding transcriptional regulator yields MSGHSKWATTKHKKAALDAKRGKLFAKLIKNIEVAARTGGPDPDANPTLFDAIFKAKKNSVPNDNIERARKRGGGLEAGGADWQTIMYEGYAPGGVAVLIECLTDNRNRAASEVRVALTRNGGSLADPGSVSYMFNRKGVVIVPKADGLDEDTVLMAVLDAGAEEVNDLGDTFEVVSEAGDLVPVRKALQDSGIDYDSAESSFLPTMSVPLDEEGAKKVFRLIDALEDSDDVQNVFANFDVSDEVLAALD; encoded by the coding sequence ATGTCCGGCCACTCCAAATGGGCGACGACGAAGCACAAGAAGGCCGCGCTCGACGCCAAGCGCGGCAAGCTGTTCGCCAAGCTCATCAAGAACATCGAAGTGGCGGCACGGACCGGTGGCCCTGACCCGGACGCCAACCCCACCCTCTTCGACGCCATCTTCAAGGCGAAGAAGAACTCCGTGCCCAACGACAACATCGAGCGGGCGCGCAAGCGGGGCGGCGGCCTGGAGGCGGGCGGCGCCGACTGGCAGACGATCATGTACGAGGGCTACGCGCCCGGCGGCGTCGCGGTGCTCATCGAGTGCCTCACCGACAACCGCAACCGCGCCGCCTCCGAGGTGCGCGTCGCGCTCACCCGCAACGGCGGCTCGCTGGCCGACCCCGGGTCCGTGTCGTACATGTTCAACCGCAAGGGCGTCGTGATCGTGCCCAAGGCCGACGGGCTCGACGAGGACACCGTGCTGATGGCCGTGCTCGACGCGGGCGCCGAGGAGGTCAACGACCTGGGCGACACCTTCGAGGTCGTCTCCGAGGCCGGCGACCTGGTGCCGGTCCGCAAGGCGCTGCAGGATTCCGGCATCGACTACGACTCGGCCGAGTCGAGCTTCCTGCCGACGATGAGCGTGCCGCTCGACGAGGAGGGCGCCAAGAAGGTGTTCCGCCTCATCGACGCGCTGGAGGACAGCGACG